The window GCGGCGCGCACGTGCAGCTCGGCGGAATCGAAAACGGGCAGGGCGAGGTCGTCGGCGCCGATCAGCAGGCCGACCTCGGTGCAGCCGAGGATCACACTGTCCACGCCCTGCTCGCGCTCGGCGCGGGCGACGATGTCGAGGTAGGCGGCTTTGGCGGCCGGGCTCGCCACGCCCACACACAGCTCGTCGAAGATGGCGCGGTGAACGGTTTCACGGTCTTCCTCGCCGGGCACGCGCACGTCCAGGCCGTGCTCCCGGCGGAGGCGGCCCAGGTAGAAATCCTGTTCCATGGTGTAGCGCGTCGCCAGCAACAGCGGGCGCGTGCAGCCCGCCGCGCGGACGGCGCCCGCTGTGGCGTCGGCGATGTGGATGAGCGGCAGGCCCGACCCCGCGGCCACCCGGTCGGCGACGACGTGCATCGTGTTCGTGCACAGGACCAGCGCCTCGGCCCCAGCGGCGGCAACCCGGCGCCCGCAATCGGCGAGCTGCCGCCCGGCGGCATCCCAGTCCCCGGCGGCCTGGAGGGCTTCGATCCCGGCGAAATCGACGGACCAGAGCACGAGCGGCGCGGAATGCAGCCCGCCCAACCGCTCGCGCACCAACTCGTTGATGCGCCGGTAGTACAGGGCCGTGCTTTCCCAGCTCATGCCGCCGAGAAGGCCAAGGGTGCGCATACCTGCGGTTCCCTTGCAGTCGCTCGGGTGGCTTACTTGCCGCCCCGCGCCTGAACCGGGGAGCGATCGGGCGCGGAGTCGTCGTTGGCCTCGGCCTCGAGGCTCGCCGGCACCTCGTCCGGCGTCTCGCACTTCGGGTGCGCGTCGGCGCTGGTCCGTGTCCAGGTCTGGGACTTGGAGATAAACTCGAAGCCGATGTAGCCGCTGACCTTCATGCGGTCGGGGTCCTTCAGCTTGAAGAAGGCGTTGTAGACCTTGCCCTCGTCCGGCTTGTAGAGCTTGCCGTCTTCCCACTTGCGCCCGCCGTCCTTTTCGAAGCCCCACAGGACGGTCATGCCGCACATCGGGCGGCTGCGCTTTTCGGGGTCGGGATTGTGCTTGTCGAAGACCAGCTCGCCGTCCGGCTCCAGCCACCAGACGGTTCCGCACATTCCCTGGCCGTCGCTGCACGGTTCCAGCTTCACGGCGGCGCGCTCCTTCTCCGTCAGCCAGATGCCCTGGGGATCGGGCGTGGCCTGACCGGCGGCCGGCAGGCCGAGGGCCAGCGCGGCGGCCCCGGCGGTGAGCAGGTGTCGCATCAGTAGTCCCACTTGAATTGGATGCCGACGTCGGTTTCACCCGTGGCGTCGACGTTGCTCTCCACAGATATGTTGTCGGTGACCCCAAGTTCCATCCGCACCTTGCCGCTTTCAGTCGTGGTGCCCTGTTCGACGCCCACGAAGACGTCGCGGCTGAGGTAGGTGCCGGCGGAGACGGCCGTTTCGCCGTCCGCCCCGCCGAGGCGCAGCACGTCCACGCCGATCAGGTTGCGCACGCGCTCCATGAAGCCGCCGCCGGCCAGCCCGCCGCCTGTGAGCTGGGCCAGCGCCGTGCCCAGCTGCGCGGCCTCCAGGGCGCCGAGGTCGGCCGGGTCCTTGCCGAACAGCAGGCGCGAGAGGATGGCGTCCTGCGGCAGCGGCGGCGTGGATTGCAGCTCGATCTCCGGATCGGAGGCGGAGCCGGTCACCACCACCGTCGCGGTGATGTCCTCGCCGCTGGCGTCGGCGCGGACGTTCAGGCCGGGATCGATGTCGCGGCCGCCGTCGAAGCTCACCACGCCCTCTTGAATGGTGAACACGCGGTTGAGCAAAGATACCTGACCGCGCACCGTCGAGATCTGCCCGCGCACGATGGGTTCGTCGGCGGTCCCCGTCACGTTCAACTCGCCCTGCCACTCCGTTTCCAGCCCGTTGCCGCGCACGAACAGGCGGTTCGGGATCGTCACGGTCACGTCGAGCCCGATGCGCATCGGCGGCGCCGTTTCCCCGTCGGCCTTCGACCGCTCGTCGGCGTCCGCCTTGGGCTGCGCCCCGGCTCCC of the Limimonas halophila genome contains:
- a CDS encoding aspartate/glutamate racemase family protein; translated protein: MRTLGLLGGMSWESTALYYRRINELVRERLGGLHSAPLVLWSVDFAGIEALQAAGDWDAAGRQLADCGRRVAAAGAEALVLCTNTMHVVADRVAAGSGLPLIHIADATAGAVRAAGCTRPLLLATRYTMEQDFYLGRLRREHGLDVRVPGEEDRETVHRAIFDELCVGVASPAAKAAYLDIVARAEREQGVDSVILGCTEVGLLIGADDLALPVFDSAELHVRAAVDFLIRDHQPAK
- a CDS encoding DUF2147 domain-containing protein, whose amino-acid sequence is MRHLLTAGAAALALGLPAAGQATPDPQGIWLTEKERAAVKLEPCSDGQGMCGTVWWLEPDGELVFDKHNPDPEKRSRPMCGMTVLWGFEKDGGRKWEDGKLYKPDEGKVYNAFFKLKDPDRMKVSGYIGFEFISKSQTWTRTSADAHPKCETPDEVPASLEAEANDDSAPDRSPVQARGGK